The following are encoded together in the Chiloscyllium punctatum isolate Juve2018m chromosome 41, sChiPun1.3, whole genome shotgun sequence genome:
- the tmem108 gene encoding uncharacterized protein tmem108 isoform X5, which yields MKTSSRILYHQLQIVLMILALSEERKSTAQELSPNSRSQNHPIDFTTVNTVLLKPSANSKVMDHINLHRISDTDGNILKYLQIVHDIKLRDTSLIEPTPTVTQLPLSVSPLDIANNYHTAKEVIVSTYNQNTLYSEQTQLKERQSRLHKNELVSPGHLLGNVILHSSFTTRIYHRDFETMSSSSNHQTEMVSRTSDIHNIMMLKSSTDAGTLKETNYLHILQNLWYTEESNITEERVSQRSLLPGSPLNLIIASESQVTSLHDVSFKSQPHLNLELYVVTTSEYPPFMDRLKDLLKVGDQNLSAMIESHTSISMTSFNTMESDLLSNSVILSTVSTPGISSIFSECDTTAAGNFPNTIIHAETRGPEIASNISQVTEVEEPQEKATICLSRIDIAWIILAISVPVSSCSDL from the exons TTGTTCTAATGATCCTGGCATTGTCAGAAGAACGAAAATCCACTGCACAAGAATTGTCTCCTAACTCAAGATCTCAAAATCATCCAATAGACTTCACAACAGTAAACACAGTGCTCCTCAAACCTAGTGCTAACTCCAAAGTAATGGATCATATTAACTTGCATAGGATCTCAGATACAGATGGAAATATCTTGAAATATCTTCAGATAGTCCATGACATCAAGCTGAGAGATACCAGCTTAATTGAACCCACACCTACTGTCACTCAGTTACCATTGTCAGTATCACCACTGGATATTGCCAACAATTACCATACAGCAAAGGAGGTCATAGTTTCCACGTATAATCAAAATACTTTGTATTCAGAGCAAACACAATTAAAGGAAAGACAGTCTCGGCTTCATAAAAATGAGTTAGTGTCTCCTGGACACCTTCTTGGTAATGTAATACTGCATTCCTCATTTACTACAAGAATATACCACAGAGATTTTGAAACAATGTCTTCGTCTAGTAATCATCAAACTGAGATGGTTTCAAGAACTTCTGACATCCATAATATCATGATGTTGAAATCTTCAACTGATGCAGGCACACTAAAAGAGACCAACTACTTGCACATCCTTCAGAATCTCTGGTACACTGAGGAATCAAACATCACAGAAGAAAGGGTTTCACAGAGATCACTTCTTCCTGGCTCACCACTTAATCTGATCATTGCTTCTGAGTCACAGGTTACTTCTCTTCATGACGTGTCATTTAAATCGCAGCCACATCTTAACCTGGAATTATATGTTGTAACAACGAGTGAATATCCCCCATTTATGGATAGACTTAAAGATTTATTGAAAGTTGGTGATCAAAACCTGTCAGCTATGATTGAATCTCACACTTCAATCTCCATGACATCGTTCAACACGATGGAAAGTGATCTTTTATCTAATTCTGTCATTCTGTCAACTGTGTCTACACCTGGGATCTCTTCAATCTTCTCCGAATGTGACACAACCGCAGCAGGAAACTTCCCGAATACAATAATTCATGCAGAAACTAGGGGCCCTGAAATAGCCAGCAACATTTCCCAAGTAACTGAAGTAGAAGAGCCTCAAGAAAAAGCAACTATCTGCCTCAGTAGAATTGACATAGCCTGGATTATTCTAGCTATCAGTGTGCCTGTTTCATCATGCT ctgatctgtaa